Proteins encoded by one window of Thermobaculum terrenum ATCC BAA-798:
- a CDS encoding transcription repressor NadR: protein MNKGEERRSKLLDILRQAGADPVPGFKLAEELQTSRQAIVHDIALLRSAGEPIVATSRGYMLATALAPGMQKIEVVVRHRPEDTPKELYSLVDVGVRIVDVAVLHPIYGELRGRLELDSRADVEEFLEKVSSCKAHLLSELTDGLHMHTLAARDRKYLDEALRVLEKLGFLIKEDSQDETELETLAEARSR, encoded by the coding sequence ATGAACAAGGGTGAAGAGAGAAGATCCAAATTGCTAGATATACTACGCCAAGCCGGGGCTGATCCAGTCCCAGGTTTCAAGCTTGCAGAGGAGCTACAGACAAGTAGGCAAGCCATAGTCCATGATATAGCCCTACTTAGATCAGCAGGTGAACCAATAGTAGCCACCAGCAGAGGTTACATGCTAGCTACTGCTCTAGCGCCGGGCATGCAGAAAATAGAGGTAGTCGTAAGGCATAGACCTGAAGACACTCCTAAAGAACTCTACAGTCTGGTGGACGTAGGTGTACGCATAGTAGATGTAGCAGTACTTCATCCCATATATGGCGAACTGAGGGGAAGGTTAGAGCTAGACTCCAGAGCAGATGTCGAAGAATTCCTCGAGAAGGTCAGCTCCTGCAAGGCACATCTTCTATCAGAGCTTACGGACGGACTACATATGCACACCTTGGCAGCTCGGGATCGCAAATACTTAGATGAAGCTCTGAGGGTACTGGAAAAACTAGGATTCCTCATCAAAGAAGATTCGCAAGATGAGACTGAATTAGAAACTTTGGCGGAGGCTAGAAGCAGATGA